A segment of the Alistipes communis genome:
GTTTTTCATAAGGTGACCCATATCTTCGGAGCTAATCGATGCGATTACGCATGACATCTATTCAAGCTCGCGAATGAAACTTGGTTGGTTAGAACCGGGCCGTTGGGCAGCCGCGTTCTGAGGTGCGAGCTTTCCGAGCGAGAACGTCAGCGAGCCGGGTACGGCGGTATGGTCGCTGGGCTGCGCGAGTTCAGGAGAGGGGGGGGCACATCCGCATCGCCGTCTAACCGGAAAAACCGCAGGCATCTCCGAAATACGGCTCGGATAAAAACGATACGATTCTGCCGGCGCGCTATTTCGAAAATGAGCATACCGACTTTTTAATCGGGACATCTCCATACGCCTCTTTTGGCGTAGTCCGCCAAACCTTTCATATAAGCCGTATACATCCGTACGCACCAAGACTTCCGATCAAAATCCCAAGGCAAGACTCCTCCGCACAGAAGCGACCTCATCTTTCTTCTCCGGATACACGTCAATATCGGAAAAGCGTCGAAAATTCCACAATGCACATCTTTCGGCGCTCGGGCGAAGCTCATCGACCTTTCGGGCTGAAAAAAGCACGCGGCGAATGACAAATCACAAGCTCATTAAAAAAACTCGTCATCGCCTGTAAATTACAAATAATTTGATATTTTTGCCTAAAATACTTATTTCATTCAAGGGAACATCGACCGATCCGGCCCTAACCGTCCGGAAAAGCGCCGTATCTCCCGCATGTCATCCGATGGAAAAGCGACCCTTTCAGAATCCGACAGAACAGATGCTCGACCGCTTCCGGCAAGGCGATGCCAAAGCATTCGCCAGTCTCTATCGCACCCACTGGAATCAGGTTTTCCGTTTCAGCCGCCTCTACCTGAAAAACGACGAGGATGCGGAGGACGTCGTACAGGAGGTGTTCATCCGTTTGTGGCAGATTCACGAACGCATCCACCCCGACGGCAATTTTTCGGGACTGCTTTTCATCATCACGCGCAATCTGATCTTCAACCGCTTTCATAAACAGATCAACCCGTTGAGTTTCAAGGTATCCGTCCTCGCAGCCCTCGAATCATCCGACGACATCGAATCCGAAGTGAGCGCCCGCGACCTTGCGGAATACATCGACCGACTGATCGACCTGATGCCCGCCCGTCAGCGGCAAGTCTTCAACATGAGCCGCCGCGAGCACAAGAGCTACCGGGAGATCGCAGAAGAACTGAACCTTTCGCAAAAAACCGTCGAAGCGCACATGCACGAAGCGCTGCGTTTCCTGCGCGACAACCTCGCGCTGCTGCTCTGGCTCGCGCTTTTCAACGACGGACCGGTCTGCTAAACGACATTCCGACCGGAATCGGAGCGTTTTTTTCCGAAAATCACAAAAAATTACCGCACGCACTAAGGGTATCTGGTGCCGTGCCGGGTATTTATTACGGATACCGCAAAAAACACGAAATGACAGATATAAAAACGCTCGTCCGCAAACTGCTCGCCGGCAAACTCCCGCAGAAAGAGATGCCGGAACTCTGGCAGCGGCACGACGTCACGCAATACATGCAGCGCGAATGGGATCGTTGCGCAAAACCGGCCGAAGACGACCTCCTGCGCGAAAGCCGTATCTGGGAACGCATCGTCGCCCGCACGATGCCGCATGAAAAAATCCGGCGGAGGGGAGGGGTACGCACCGCATGGCTTAGCCGGAGCTACGGCGCCGCCGCTTCAATCATGCTGGCCATAGGTGCAGGACTCACCCTCGTCAACCTGCTGTGGCGTCCCGCTCCGGAAATCATCCACACCCTGTACAGCGGGAACCAAAGCACCGAACAGGTAGCGCTGCCCGACGGTTCGACCCTCTGGCTCGGAGCCAACTCCTCGTGCCGGTACGCCGCGGATTTTTCGGGCAGGGAACGACGGGTGGAGCTCAACGGCCAGGGGTTCTTCGAGGTGGCGGAAGATCCCTCCCGACCGTTCGTCGTGAGCAGCAATGGCATCGACGTCACGGCTCTGGGAACGGCTTTCGAAGTCTTTTCCGATCTCGGGGGCCGGCACGTGGAGGCCATCTTGCGCAACGGCAGCGTACGTGTATCCCTCCCCGGAGTAACGAAACAGACCTTCACGCTCTCGCCCGACCAGAAATTCACCTACTCCGCCGACACACGCAAAGTGATCGTCAGCCGGGTAGACGCCCAACGCTACACGCTTTGGCACGAGCGCATGTCATTGAGTTTCGAGAACCAACCCCTGTCGGTCATCCTGCCGCGCCTCGAAAGATGGTACAACTGCCATATCGACTGTCCCGAAGAGATCGCGACACGCTACCACTACACGTTCTCGCTGAGCGACGAGACACTCGACCGCACCTTGCAGCTTCTCCAATCCTCGACCGACCAGACACCGCTCTTCTACCGACGCGACGGTATGTACGTGCGCATCTACGAAAAATAAAAAAAGAACCCGAAACGACCCGCCTCATGAAGAAGAACCGAAGATACGGATAACGGCTCCGCCGAACATTCCGGCCGCACGGCGGCCGGACTCCGCACCGCACCGACCCAAACCTAATTCTAAAAAACCTTATGAAAAACCTTTACAACATCCGGAAAAGCCTCTGGATCCTGTTTTGCTGCATGTCGCTCCTTGCAGCAAACGGCATCCCCGCAACGCTTCATGCACAGGAGAGGAAGAGGTTGACCGTCGAAATGACGGACGCTCCGATCCTCGACGTGCTCAAAGCCATCGAAGCGCAAAGCGAACTCTCCTTTTTCTACAACAACAATCTGATCGATCCCACGCTGCGCATCACCGTATCGAAACGCGACGCTCCAATCCCGGAAGTGCTCAACCGTGTGTTCGCCGGTACGCCCTACGCCTACCGGATCGTCGACAAACAGGTGCTTATTTCGAAAAAAGAGGATGCGCCGAAACCCGACAAACCGCTGAAAATCCAAGGACGGGTCATCGATTCGAAAGGGGGCCCGATCGTAGGCGCCACTGTCGTCAACATGCGCACGCTCCAAGGCACGGTGACAGACTCCGACGGGCGCTTCGAACTGACGGTTTCCGCCCTGACGGAGGAGCTGACCTTCAACTATATCGGGTTCAAGACCAAAGTACTTCCGGCATCGAACGCCGAAGAGGTCCGTCTGGAAGAGGCTACCGTTCTCGAAGACGTCGTGGTCGTAGGCTACGGCACGGTCAAGCGCGTGAATCTCACCGGCTCGGTCGCCACGATCGATATGCGGGAAAAGGCCAACCAACCCATCACCAACACCGCGCAGGCGATGTACAACACCCCGGGCGTGTGGATCAACCAGAACAACGCCAAACCCGGCGCCGACGGAGGCACGATCCGCATCCGCGGCGTCAATACGCTCAGCAGCGCCAATCCGCTCGTGCTGCTCGACGGCGTGGAATACGACATCAACGAAATCAATCCGGCCGACATCGAATCGATCTCCGTGCTGAAAGACGCTTCGGCGGCCATCTACGGTTCGAAAGCCTCGAACGGCGTGATTCTCATCACCACGAAAAAGGGCGTCAAAGGCGCTCCGGTAATCAACTATCGGGCCAATTTCGGCGTACAATACGCCACCTACCTCCCCGACCCGATCGACGATCCGATCCTCTACATGCGTTTGCGCAATCAGGCAGAAATCAATTCGGGCAAGGCGCCCTCGGGAGTCTCCTATTCCGAAGCCGTCATCAAGGAGTATCAGGAGGGCATGAAAACCAATCCCGACGTCTACCCTGCGACCAACTGGTTCGACATTTGCCTCAAACCGGCCTTCGTCCACCAACACGATCTGCGCATCTCGGGCGGAACCGAACGGCTCGATTACAGCATGGCCGTAGGCTACATGAAGCAGGACGGCGTATTCATCGCCAACGACTGGGCCGACCGGATTTCGATGGACCTGAAACTCGGCATCCAGCTCAACAAATACATCAAGGTCGGCGGATCGCTCTACGGAAACATGCGTCACTACACGGAGCCGGGATACGGCACGAACAAGGTAATGGACGCCATGATGCGTGCCATTCCGATCATGTCCGACTACCATAAAAACGGCATCTACGGGTCGAGTTGGATCGCCACCCCGGGCCGCGGCAATTACGAGAATCCCCGCATGATCATCGAGCAGGGTTCGATCGACCGCCGCGTACAACAGCTGCTGGCCAAGGCGTTCGTGAAGCTGACGCTCCCTTACGGCATCACCTACGACGCCAATTTCAGCTTCCGCAAACGCGACACCCGCAGCAAAGACCACGTTCCGGCCATGTACACCATGAATCCCAAGACCGAAGAGGTCCGCAACTACAACTCGGCGGTGCCGCGCGTCAAGGACTGGGATGCCTGGGCGACGGGCAGTTTCTTCACCCAGACGCTGGGCTGGGAAGGGAACTTCCGCGACGAACACCACATCGGCGTCATGGTGGGCCAGGACTATCAGGAGTTCTACAACGACAATTTCCAAGCCTACAAGGAGGGATTCTACGACAACTACCACACCGATCTCAACTCCGCTTCGGGACAGGTCAACGCTCAGGCCACCGGCGCCTCCTCGCGCGAAAAGCTGGTCTCGGTTTTCGGACGTCTCTCCTACGACTACAAGCAGCGTTACCTCGTGAGCGCCGTCTTCCGCTACGACGGTTCGTCGCGTCTGGCCCCCGACCACCGTTGGGCCTTCTTCCCCTCGGTCTCGCTGGCATGGCGCATCGACCAGGAGAACTTCATGAAGAACGCGGAGTTCATCGACCAGCTCAAACCGCGTTTCTCGTGGGGTAAGATGGGCAACCAGGCCGTCTCGCTATACAGTTACCTGAGCTCGGTCAACACGTCGGGCTACGATTACAGCTTCGACGGCACGAAATACGGCGGCGCAGCCATCTCCGCTCTTGCCGACAACACGATCACCTGGGAGGAAACGACCTCCTACGATGCCGGAATCGACTTTTCGGCCTTCGGCAACCGCGTTCTATTCTCGGCCGACTGGTTCCTCAAACGCACCGAAGGCATCCTGCGCACGGTCAACCTGCCCTCGCAGGTCGGCGATCTGAGCGGCCCGAAGAGCAACGTGGGCGTGGTGGACAACAAAGGCATCGAGCTCTCGCTCACGCTGCGCGACTCGTGGGGCGACTTCTCGGCAGGCATCTCGGGCAACTTCTCCTACACGCGCAACGAAATCGTGGATCTCAACGGCGAGACCGAAATCAACGGCCGGCTGATCTGCAAGGAGGGGTATCCGATCAATTCGTGGTACCTGCTCGAAACCGACGGCGTCTTCCAGAACCAGTCGGAGATCGACAACGCGCAGGCCGTCTACGGCAACCGCGCCAACCTGCGCCCCGGCTACGTGAAATACGTCAACCAGAACAACGACAACACCATCGACGGCAACGACCGCGTCATCGCCGGCAACACGATACCTCGGTTCGCCTACGGCTTCAACCTCAACTTCGGATGGAAGGGCTTCGCCGTCGAAGCGCAGTTCCAGGGCGTCGGCGACGTGTCGGTCTACCCGTCGAGCAACATGGCCTTCGGCCTCTACAACGGCGCAGGTCTGACCAAACAATGGGTGAGGGATTCGTGGAGCGCCACCAACCGCAATACCGAATATCCGCTGCTGACGACCTACCCCGAAGCGGGCGAGAACTTCCAGAATTCGACGCTATGGCTTCAGGACGCCTCCTACCTGCGTCTGAAAAACATCCAACTGAGCTACACTTTTCCCAAGCAGCTCGTCGGACGCATCGGTATCAAGGGCTTGCAGGTCTACGTCAGCGGTCAGAACCTCGTCACCTTCTCGGACTTCAAGATCTGGGACCCCGAAATTTCGATCTCGCAGGTCAACTTGTTCTCCTACCCGATCCTGAAAACCATCAGCTTCGGCATCAACCTCACCCTATAACCGATCTTACAAAAACCGATCAACCATGAAACGCATTCAAATCATCATACCGGTTCTGCTCGGAGCCTTCTGCACCGGCTGCGACCTGGACATCGAACCGCAGGACCGCTACGACCAGCAAACCTTCTGGTACAGCGCCAAAGCCGCGGAGGGCGGCCTGACGGGGTGCTACAACGCCCTGCTCGAAAACGGCATCTACGGCCGCGCCGCCGTCTACTGGGAAGACGACGCCACGCCCAACGGCTATAATTTCAGCAACGACGACTCCTGGACGACTATCGCCAACGGTGCGCAGACGGCCACTTCGGGAGGCATCATCGCCAACCGCTGGAGCCACGCCTACAAAGGCATCGGACGCTGTAATACGCTGCTGGACAACATCGACCTCAACCGCGAGCTGGACAAGAGCGTCATCGAGGAGTACAAAAATCAGGCGCGCTTCCTCCGCGTACTGTTCTACTACATGCTGACGACCTACTACGGCGACTGTCCACTGATTACCACGACCCCCGCCATGGAGCACAAATCCCTGCCGCGCACCCCGCGCACAGAGGTGGTCTCCTTCATGCTCGGCGAACTGGAACAGCTTTCGAAGGTCCTGCCTCCGAAGGCCGAACCGGGACGCCCGACGTCAGGCGCGGCACTGGCCCTCAAAGCCCGCATCCTGCTCTTCGAGGCCAGCCCGCTGCTCAACCCCGGCCACGACGACCAGAAGTGGCGTGACGCCGCCGACGCGGCCCGCGCCGTGATGGACTGCGATTCGGATTACGAACTCTTCACCGCCCCGGGCCAGATCGGTTCGGCCTACCGCAATCTCTTCCTCGAAAGCGGAGAGAACAGTTCCGAATGTATTTTCAGCGTACAGTGCATGAACCAGAACAAGCTGGGGCTCTCGTTCGAACTGATTGCCCGCCAATACGGGACGATGGCGCCGCTGCGCGACCTCATCGACTTCTACTGCGACCGCGACGGCAATGCCCGCACTCCCGGTGAACAGCGGCTCGATCCCTCGAAAATCGACCCGCGCTTCGGCGCCACGATCGTCTACCCGGGCTGCAAGTTCATGGGCTCGACGGTCACGGCGACGCAGTTCCAGCAAACCGGATGCACGATCAAAAAGTACACGGTCTACGACGAACACACGCCTACGGCCGCCGAGAAAAGCATCGGCGACACCGAATCGCCTATCGACTACATGATCC
Coding sequences within it:
- a CDS encoding RNA polymerase sigma-70 factor, encoding MEKRPFQNPTEQMLDRFRQGDAKAFASLYRTHWNQVFRFSRLYLKNDEDAEDVVQEVFIRLWQIHERIHPDGNFSGLLFIITRNLIFNRFHKQINPLSFKVSVLAALESSDDIESEVSARDLAEYIDRLIDLMPARQRQVFNMSRREHKSYREIAEELNLSQKTVEAHMHEALRFLRDNLALLLWLALFNDGPVC
- a CDS encoding FecR family protein — encoded protein: MTDIKTLVRKLLAGKLPQKEMPELWQRHDVTQYMQREWDRCAKPAEDDLLRESRIWERIVARTMPHEKIRRRGGVRTAWLSRSYGAAASIMLAIGAGLTLVNLLWRPAPEIIHTLYSGNQSTEQVALPDGSTLWLGANSSCRYAADFSGRERRVELNGQGFFEVAEDPSRPFVVSSNGIDVTALGTAFEVFSDLGGRHVEAILRNGSVRVSLPGVTKQTFTLSPDQKFTYSADTRKVIVSRVDAQRYTLWHERMSLSFENQPLSVILPRLERWYNCHIDCPEEIATRYHYTFSLSDETLDRTLQLLQSSTDQTPLFYRRDGMYVRIYEK
- a CDS encoding TonB-dependent receptor; its protein translation is MKNLYNIRKSLWILFCCMSLLAANGIPATLHAQERKRLTVEMTDAPILDVLKAIEAQSELSFFYNNNLIDPTLRITVSKRDAPIPEVLNRVFAGTPYAYRIVDKQVLISKKEDAPKPDKPLKIQGRVIDSKGGPIVGATVVNMRTLQGTVTDSDGRFELTVSALTEELTFNYIGFKTKVLPASNAEEVRLEEATVLEDVVVVGYGTVKRVNLTGSVATIDMREKANQPITNTAQAMYNTPGVWINQNNAKPGADGGTIRIRGVNTLSSANPLVLLDGVEYDINEINPADIESISVLKDASAAIYGSKASNGVILITTKKGVKGAPVINYRANFGVQYATYLPDPIDDPILYMRLRNQAEINSGKAPSGVSYSEAVIKEYQEGMKTNPDVYPATNWFDICLKPAFVHQHDLRISGGTERLDYSMAVGYMKQDGVFIANDWADRISMDLKLGIQLNKYIKVGGSLYGNMRHYTEPGYGTNKVMDAMMRAIPIMSDYHKNGIYGSSWIATPGRGNYENPRMIIEQGSIDRRVQQLLAKAFVKLTLPYGITYDANFSFRKRDTRSKDHVPAMYTMNPKTEEVRNYNSAVPRVKDWDAWATGSFFTQTLGWEGNFRDEHHIGVMVGQDYQEFYNDNFQAYKEGFYDNYHTDLNSASGQVNAQATGASSREKLVSVFGRLSYDYKQRYLVSAVFRYDGSSRLAPDHRWAFFPSVSLAWRIDQENFMKNAEFIDQLKPRFSWGKMGNQAVSLYSYLSSVNTSGYDYSFDGTKYGGAAISALADNTITWEETTSYDAGIDFSAFGNRVLFSADWFLKRTEGILRTVNLPSQVGDLSGPKSNVGVVDNKGIELSLTLRDSWGDFSAGISGNFSYTRNEIVDLNGETEINGRLICKEGYPINSWYLLETDGVFQNQSEIDNAQAVYGNRANLRPGYVKYVNQNNDNTIDGNDRVIAGNTIPRFAYGFNLNFGWKGFAVEAQFQGVGDVSVYPSSNMAFGLYNGAGLTKQWVRDSWSATNRNTEYPLLTTYPEAGENFQNSTLWLQDASYLRLKNIQLSYTFPKQLVGRIGIKGLQVYVSGQNLVTFSDFKIWDPEISISQVNLFSYPILKTISFGINLTL
- a CDS encoding RagB/SusD family nutrient uptake outer membrane protein, with amino-acid sequence MKRIQIIIPVLLGAFCTGCDLDIEPQDRYDQQTFWYSAKAAEGGLTGCYNALLENGIYGRAAVYWEDDATPNGYNFSNDDSWTTIANGAQTATSGGIIANRWSHAYKGIGRCNTLLDNIDLNRELDKSVIEEYKNQARFLRVLFYYMLTTYYGDCPLITTTPAMEHKSLPRTPRTEVVSFMLGELEQLSKVLPPKAEPGRPTSGAALALKARILLFEASPLLNPGHDDQKWRDAADAARAVMDCDSDYELFTAPGQIGSAYRNLFLESGENSSECIFSVQCMNQNKLGLSFELIARQYGTMAPLRDLIDFYCDRDGNARTPGEQRLDPSKIDPRFGATIVYPGCKFMGSTVTATQFQQTGCTIKKYTVYDEHTPTAAEKSIGDTESPIDYMILRYADILLMYAEAKNELNELDETVWNETVRPIRTRAGFTAESALEFPGKDQEKLRAVIRYERRAEFVGEGYYYNDLRRWREAENVNNGPIRKFNNDVILVRSFEPSRDYWWPVPQGEIDLNRNLLPNNPNY